Genomic DNA from Prunus persica cultivar Lovell chromosome G1, Prunus_persica_NCBIv2, whole genome shotgun sequence:
AACCCAACATTcccttataaataaatgatacGAGATTAGGAGCCCAAATCTCAACTAATCCTAAAGACGTACACTCACTTATTTGTAGGAAATTCAACCGGAGTGATGAACCAGCAACTTTCAAATTTACTAATTGATCTGAGCAAGAAATGCAGAGATGCTCAAGGAGTTCACAGTAGGATAGAAAGTGCTAAACAAGTTCGCCGGTTATATTTACAAAGGACAAAGAGAGGTGTTTAAGGGACTTGATGCAGGAAATACCAAAAGGGCTTCTAAATGGCTTATCTGGAAAGATATAACTGGGAGAAGAAAAACGAGACCGTCTGCCTGCTTCCAAATCTATCTCAAGGCCTTGAACTCTCCTCCACATtgcaaattcaatccaattgTCGATTTCAGAACTACTAGGACTGTAATCGAGTGAGGAAGAACGAATTTTGAATTCATCTAAGGATGGACCCTGGTGCAATTGCAAGACTTGATTCACCCAATTGTAACTAGATGTTGTTTTCACTCGttgccttcttttcttctgtGGTTTGGATAATGCATCTATATCATCGAAGTTGAGACAAGTAATCTGTTTCCACACACAGATCCACCTCTTAGAGAGGACACGAGTTCTTGCTGCTTCCCTGATACCCAATAAGGAAAGAATGCTAATTAGAATGACATCTGGTAGCTGACTGATCTGATCCTCCTCCGAATAATTATCTTCCTTATCACCCAAATTGATTGGAATCTTTTGTCGTTTCCCATATGTCCATCCAGAATGCTTAGCCTTTCTTTTCGGCATGGAAGTTAGAACACCCTTGTTATTAATTTACTCTCTTCTTAAATATTACAATGTAATGAAATAAGCTGCAGAAGTGGAGCGAACCGATTGTTACTAAAACCAACTATCAAACACATGAAAAGAAGCGAACATCTATAATAAACGAAGGCGGCGAAAAAGTTGGGTTCGTGAATACAAATAATCTAAGCTAGTGACTCTAGCAGTGAAAccttaaaacaaagaaaagaagacaagGCTGCAGATTAAAAGCTGGTGCTGGTGTTTTTCATTCACAACAACGTTTATGAAATCACACTTGTATTTGATTCCGCGTAAATAAAAAGCAGGGAGGAAGCCAATAGCTGATTAAAAGGCCCTgcttttcattcaaaactttgCAATCTAGAATTACCAAAGCAGCTACCCTATTATTTATAGGCAGCAAACCGACTAAAATccaccaaatccaaatccaaatccaaacccaAGTCCAACTGGGAAACTACATTCCTATTTCCCTCTTTTTAAAGGAGAAGCGGAACCTTTTCTACGTATTTGGTACAACTACAACATCTATAGACAATTTTGGATGTAAGCCATGGAACATAATTGCGCCTTTGAAAGAGTAAATCTGACACTGATAGgtattttgatttcaaaagCTGGcgaatttgattgaaaatcgTCATGTAACTCAAAACTCCAAACTTATAACAGGAAATGAAGTTACGCAAATCGAAAGGGAAGAACTTACTTATTTGAGGGGTGGACAGCCTCGGCATATCTGCAACGCCTCTAGCCGCGAAGGGAAATGGGAAATGGGGAAATGGGAAAGTCATCAACATGGTTTACCCTGTCCCCCAGATGGGATCTCTGTTTTGAGCTGGCTTTCTTTACTGTTATTTGGTTGGGGTCGAGCCAGTTTACTAAACTCCGACGGAGCCTTAGATTTGTCTAGACTCTAGCCCTTAGTGTAATTGGTTTCTGTCTGTGTTCTTGCCGACTCTGCCAGCTGTGTTGTATTTGTTTCCCTTCTGGGCTGTTTTAAATACAACCACCTCTTTCagaactgaaaaataaaataaaaacgacCAACTCTCTGGCGGGTTTCACcttgatttttgtttggagGGGTAAAATGGGAATTTCAAACGTAAGTTGGGTCTAAAATTAAATGGACCCAACTCGGTCCGGTCCATTTAGTAATTCCTACACAAAACTTACAAGTAGAGGCCCGCCCAAGAAggcttaaaaaaaacaaaggccTAGCCGGTCGGCGAGAAACACATgaagggctcgtttgggaaTGCTTCTTTATGAAGCGCTTATGTAAGTAGCGCTTATGCCAGTAGCACTTATGACATAAGGGCTTCTACAAAGAAGAAGTTTGTTGTTTGGATGTTACATTTAAAAGTGCtttcccaaaatattataataaatataggaaataaaaattaacaggattccaaaataaaaacacagcTTTTAAAAGTTGTGAAATGTAAAGATAGTGATGGATTAATAGAAGCTTAAAGGTTTCCATGGGTGTTTTGGCGTCTGTTGGCCTTTTCACGGGTagtgttttggttttaataggagagaaaaagtgaggaaaaaaaaagaagaaaggaagggTATCTtggcatttaaaaaaaattaaatataggTATTTTCGGCATTTTAAAAGTTTCATTAAAGGGAGCCAAGTGCTTCCCTTGTTTTTGTCCTGCAACGCTTTTAAGAAGAAGCACATCTCAAGTGCTTCTTCTAAAACCACTCCACGTGCTTTTGGATCTCACCCAAAAagcttttgcaatttttgccAAACACCATTTTTAAAAGACAGAAGCGCTTTTACTCATTTAGAAGCACTTTTCGCTGCTCCAAaagcactcccaaacgagCTCGAATACTAAGAAACTAGCTTCTTCGCATGCGCTTCTACGTCTGAGAgaggcttttaaaaaaaaaaataaaagaattaaaaataataataggtagttgtgttccataaaaatatgacatattatctaattttgttttaatatgaaaaaaaatgaatttaccatattatcctcatttaattaatactttcaattcttaatgtttgaattaaccaaagaCAATTTCtctgctaattttttttaaaaaaaatttcaaagggtGAAATTGGAGTGTCAAATCTAGCTAGaacaaaaagtttaatttcttataaaaataatacacaTGGCAAATTTTGTGTAAGaacccaaaccaaaatatctaaaaattaaGATTTCTTTATTCCAACCAAAAGACGATTTTGCCCTCGCATATTTTAATGGGGGaaatttgactttttgatcgagaaAGAATTTGGGAATTCCGCTtgcaccgttgcgtagagcacggcaaaacgagtccgtagacacggagtAGACCCGAATCGGAGTtctaacgaagaaaatacgatcaaaatatcgcgaagggcaaaacggtaatttggaaaaaagtcagatttttatccctttctctctctcctcccctcagctttctctctcttctctctctctctctctccctcgcGCGAGCTGTCGCCAGCTCTCCCCTTCCGATCAACGCAGCGGCCACCACAGGGCACGCCGATCTACGGCGTTGGTACCTTCGGCTTCGTCTCGCCGCTGCCGTCACGCCACGACCAGTCTCCGCCCACGGGACGACCGGAGCTTGCCGGAAACTGGGAGAGAACCGCCGGATTTCACCCGATTTTCAGTCCCTTCGTTCTCCCtcgtttctcaaccaaatcaaTCGAGTGAGGTATGGATTTTCACCTATTTTTCGTGCTCTAACTGATGGTTGGCTGGGTTTAGATCGATTTCACCTCTAGGTTGCTCAATTTTCGatttgaaaatcggccgaactttggccgccgtgatcggccactttttggggtatgtccaagaacaaaaatgactccaaatggggtgttttacctaggataggagtttggggTCTTGGTTCCGAGATTTTTCGACGAACcctaatcgctttggacacccgatctgcccgcgcgtgtggcggcgcgtgggcgagggtggtggcATGACTCTGGACAGTTTTGAGGTCCTCGTGCCGTCATGAGCaagtaggatttcgcggatctcgattcggagtccgtttgagccccaaacggattttccatatcgcGCGATCCTTGGGTGCAGTGTCGTTAAATCGTTGGATCGCgctgaattttggatatgtcggTCTAGGTGATTTCAGGATCgcgtaggattcgacggattgcgaatcggagtcccggatactccgaaatcgcgaatcctggggctagggtttggattttaagcgaTAATGCGATTTTGgctaatccgaccgtccgtttcggaccGAATTCGCGGAACATGGTTCCCTCTCTATGAGGAACCTTCAGGGAAGCCCAGATTGGCCATCGGAgatcgtggaccccacgggtccCGGGTCGGCCGATCTGTCAGTTTATCGCTTAGCTGAGCGTCGGACCTTCCAAAACTGGTCCAAGTGTCTGAAAGGGATAATGTGGGCATAAGAGTAACTTGAAATGAAATGCACgtatttctaggagccgggggcagggtgtttaatttaaattctttttatccagcagtttattaatttattattcttgGATAATCAGGCACCAGGAGTCCAGCTAACCCACATGAGGGACCTTCGAAgggtccagctagctcggaccagcagtgagtggacttttcttTCGTAAaagattttataattatactttctatttgatcttgaataaatgATATAACATGAATTTTATTgtgaaatatctttatttctataaaaaattagCCGAATAAACAGATTTGAGATTCTTGATACAGAAATTTGTAATTTAACTCAGATTTACCAGAGTATAGAGGGTATCATATTTTATCAGAGATAGTTGTTATAGACCACCATGTACCCACCCTCTATTTGGTGATTATCCAGAGTTggaccgatgtctacggacatccagtcCGATTTCAGTTTatgtcagtgcacttgactttGCCTCACGATTTCcggggacgctcggaccgtgagtgccagaatttgcggctcggcagacttggtgtcccgagacctgccaggattgcggctcggctgactctgtgtccccgagacctgccaggattgcagatcaggctgactacggtcccctgcatCCTGCCTGAGCGACTCGAGCTGACTTGGTGTCATCGAGGACCTGTcggcggatcaggctgatcatagtcccctgatttcgccagtttgcggctcgggtaGCCTGTGTGacgcccgagacctgccagggaaTTGACGGCTATCACATGGGTACAATTAGGTGGCAGTTTTAAAGGATTCTTTTTAAACCTTTTTAGTGCAGTTATTGTTTCACTCATTTCTATCAGTATGTTCGATACTCAAACATGTGTTATACTGATATATCTTTGTTTAGTATGTGAACATTTATATAGTTATGTTTATCTATGTTTAAATTAAATGTCTCGAGTTTGATTATGATCAAATCATAGCTTTTATATCCCTATGTTTTTCAAAcgggggttattatgttctaaattgttttcacgaacattatttttgtccactcaccaTTTTAACCTTGTTTTTCGCCCCCAGGCCGTAGAAGAAGGAAGGAAACCACCCGGGCCATCATCTTAGCTCCCGCCCCACCACCGAAGCGTAGGATCTCGTTGTAACTTTTCTTAGTTCTGTAAATTTGTATAGAAAGGCTCTGATATCTTGTTGAACATGAGAAACTGGAGTTGAGATTTGTTGGTTGTATTAATCtggcggttggtgtattatttGAGACTGTTTGATAGGTGgaagattttgggtttggtcaaaatacaggggagactctgccgaattttcagCAGAAGTCTGagggaaattttaaaagaaattgaaaaaggaaagggtaaaaaggtcatttgtgcccgacattcgccaggtgtcggacacgcacaggattcggctcagattccaaagaggaaattgggtcgggtcctgtcattttGAGTAGAAGTATCACCAGCTGACGTGATGATATCgtactattctataatttttccAGCTGGAGGGGGAGTATTAACTAGAAGAAATATGAATTCCTTAATTATAGGATCTTATAAATTAGAGATTGTAATTTACTTTCTGTACAAGACTTACCTAGAATGGCTTAGCTATTAATTGTATAAGAATTACATCCTATTGTAGATTTTAAGATCAAATAACATAGAGATGTTGTAAAGTCAACAATGTGGATCCCAAAATGGCAAGCcccactacccaattgattgaagaatattaatgatgtttgTCTGCCAATTATTCGAGCGAAGCCAAATACCTGTGAAGTGAACAGCCAATGTCTTTGGCttataaatagatacctccatcaGGAGAAGAGGGCGcttagagaagaggaagagaaggaagaaagaacgTGAGTGAGTGGAGAGGAAAGatagcagagagaaattctcaaagagagaaaattcagtgagccacacatattgtaaacactaaagttgtagccctattattttatatagtagaaaagttactactgctgctccgaggacgtaggcataaccgaacctcgttaaatgttgtgtctcatctactttacgtgcagctcaatattcacacATATtccagttcattttataacaagAGAGATATTCTCCCTAGCAATCtccttatttttctaacaGTAACAAACAACTTGGGATTCCCCACCCCTTTTTTTCCGCCTAGCTTCATTCAGGGCCtttttaaactttattttCCTCTTCCATACTATTTAGATCTTTTCCCCTTCACCCGTCTCATGGCCCGACAAAGTGGTGACTGACTGGATTAAATATACAGTGAAGATTCCTCCCCTTGTTTCTTCTACGACAAAGTGGTGTCTAGATTAACAGCTTCCTCTAAACTGGAATCAACACCAATACGATGTCAGCTTTGCATATAGGGCTTCTGTACATATTGATATACGGAattgttatttatttcctGAATAGAAAAATGGGCTGAAAAAATCATAACTATACTTAACAATGTTGCTTTTGCTAATTCGAATTGAAGGGTGATATAAAATCGGTCTATTTCCGGCATCATACCCATAGTTAGCGCATTCATCATAGTTAGAAGCTCTAGCTCCGTATCAAAGTCACGGTCGTCACTATCATCAAGTACATATCCCGTGTACATCTAAGTACTGCTGTTCTTAAATCTAGCTGCCTAGAACTCCAACAGAAACACACAATGTCCCATGAACGTAATGAACCAAAACAAGATCCATACAAAAAGTCATAGGCCAAAGAGTAGCTAAGCAGCTAGATTTAAGAACTTATAATAGTGAAGATTTCCACGTCTTCTCCAACAATCGTTGGTCATCACGACCATACATTATTTCAATTTCCGAATATGTCAGAAATAAATAGTAGCAAATTACATGCTGCAAGAAAGTCTGTAGCAAAGAGGACTAAACAAGTGAAATCACACAACAATTAACTCAGCTCCTGGAGGTAGTTTTTCTCCAATCTGCAAGGCCCGCTTTCTTGTTGCCCTCATTTTTTTCTGGGTTGTAACAAATTCAGACAATGGAGTGGATTCTTCAACGACAACCTTTTTGAGATCGATGATAAACGTCTCAAGCGCAACGGCATTCTCAGTGAAGTACGTGGCAAGCTCAGTGTCGATAATAGACCCAACGAACCCAGAAAATTTCACCACCTTAAGGCACTGATGAGGACATTTATTAACCTTCTGCATATTCCTCTGACACGAGTCACGTACCCATCTTAACTGCACGAGGACATAACAAAAGCTTACGAATCTACCTTGGAAAGTTGATTCCAcataaatcaattacaattcaCAGTTCTCAAACCATTATATAAACTTCCCaactattaaaattttaagatatactgaaaataaatttacctTCAATGTAAATCTATGCAAGAAAGGTGACCGCTCTATCAGTTTAGTCAAAGCAAGGAGGCTTAGCCGATCAGTTGCGATAACACTCAACGATAAGTCCTTGAGACAAGTAAATTCTGGAAATTCTGGGAGCCACACCCCTCCTCTCTGAAAGATGAAAAGTTAAAGTCAAAatttggaatatatatatatatatatatatatatatgtacataaatAAACATTGAATTATTTCATATACCGACCGAATTCAGATTCATGTGCATGTTGAGAGTCACCAGCTGAGGAATGCAACTTTTAACCGAAAGAAAAGGTTCAATTATAGACCTAGTACTTTCTGCAAGAGATACATTAACAAGCAAGGGTGCATGCCTCAATCGAATACTGTCACAATAACCCAACATTcccttataaataaatgacaCGAGATTAGGAGCCCAAATCTCAACTAATCCTAAAGACGTACACTCACTTATTTGTAGGAACTTCAACCGGAGTGATGAACCAGCAACTTTCAATTTTACTAATTGATCTGAGCAAGAAATGCAGAGATGCTCAAGGAGTTCACAGTAGGATAGAAAGTGCTCAACAAGTTCGCCGGTTATATTTACAAAGGACAAAGAGAGGTGTTTAAGGGACTTGATGCAGGAAATACCAAAAGGGCTTCTAAATGGCTTATCTGGAAAGATATAACTGGGAGAAGAAAAACGAGACCGTCTGCCTGCTTCCAAATCTATCTCAAGGCCTTGAACTCTCCTCCACATtgcaaattcaatccaattgTCGATTTCAGAACTACTAGGACTGCAATTGAGTGAGGAAGAACGAATTTTGAATTCATCTAAGGATGGACCATGGTGCAATTGCAAGACTTGATTCACCCAATTGTAACTAGATGTTGTTTTCACTCGttgccttcttttcttctgtGGTTTGGATAATGCATCTATATCATCGAAGTTGAGACATGTAATCTGTTTCCACACATAGATCCACCTCTTAGAGAGGACACAAGTTCTTGCTGCATCCCTAATACCCAATAGGGAAAGAATGCTGATTAGAATGACATCCGGTAGCTGACTGATCTGATCCTCCTCCGAATAATTCTCTTCCTTATCAACCAAATTGATTGGAATCTTTTGTCGTTTCCCATATGTCCATCCAGAATGCTTAGCCTTTCTTTTCGGCATGGAAGTTGGAACACCCTTGTTATTAATTTACTTTCTTCTTAAATATTACAATGTAATGAAATAAGCTGCAGAAGTGGAGCAAACCGATTATTACTAAAACCAACTATCAAACAGATGAAAAGAAGCGATCATCTATAATAAACGAAGAAGGCGAAAAAGTTGGGTTCGTGAATACAAGTAATCTAAGCAAccttaaaaacaaagaaaagaagacaagACTGCAGATGAAAAGCTGGTGCTGGTGTTTTTCATTCACAACAACGTTTATAAAATCACACTTGTATTTGATTCTGCGTAAATAAAAAAGCAGGGAGGGAGCCAATAGCTGATTTAAAAGCCCCTGcttttcattcaaaattttgCAATCTAGAATTACTAAAGCAGCTACCCTATTATTTATAGGCAGCAAACCGACTAAAATccaccaaatccaaatccaagtcCAACTGGGAAACTACATTTCTATTTCCCTCTTTTTGAAGGAGAAGCGGAACCTTTTCTACTTATTTGGTACAACTACAACAtctaaagaaaattttggatGTAAGCCATGAAACATAATTGCGCCTTTGAAAGAGTAAATCTGACACTGATAGGTATTTTGatttcaaatacaaaaaagcTGGcgaatttgattgaaaatcgTCATGTAACTCAAAATTCCAAACTTACAACAGGAAATGAAGTTACGCAAATCGAAAGGGAAAAACTTACTTATTTGAGGGGTGGACAGCCGCGGCATATCTGCAACGCCAACCTCTAGCCGCGAAGGGAAATGGGAAATGGGAAATGGGGAAATGGGAAAGACATCAACGGCTCCGAAGACCAACTTATGTGGCTGTTTGGAGGGATAAAAGGGGAATTTCAAACGTGTTGGGTCTAAAATTAAATAGACCCAACTCTTACACACGAGATCGGTCCGGTCCGtttatgaaacacaaaaaGTAGAGGCCCGCCCAagaagtaaaaaaagaaacaaaggccTAGTGGGTCAGCCAGAAACACATGaatactaaaaaaagaaagttaaaaAAAGGCCTATCACAATGAAAGACTATGTCAGCCACACTCATAACCTAACCTAACCTAATCATGATGTTTGGGTATATAGATACCAGTCATTCTCATTTGTCAGCCAAACTCAATCTATCTCAAACTCGAAATCCAAGTAGAGAAACAAACAGATCTCTCAACTTTCAGCTCCTCGATCGACCATGCCGTCGCCCTCTGTGACAAGATCTCATGTTCTCTGTAGCCCTCTGTGAATTACGGAAGGCTCTGGAGACCATGAGATCTGATCACAGGCATCAGGGAAGAAGACTGGTTATGAGGTCCAGTCACCCCAGAAGAAGACTTGCGATAAATCCAAAGAGCAGAAGAACCATGGCCTGTGAACGGCTTGAGAAGCCAGCCAGCACCACCTTTGGTGACGGGGGTCATGAAACGCAGTGTCTTGTCTTGATAGCTTAGATTCAAGGGCCAAGGATGAGTTAGGTGGTGATGATCGGCATCATCAAGGGGTGCAATCatccattcttttttttcgattttttctAGAATaatacatttttgttttgtctttaattttttgtatttttttttttttttgctggtATTTTTGGCAAATACTTAaagtatataatatttatttattttcagtgAGCTTGGGCTAGAGCGTTTCCATTTTTTGTTCCATTTTGggccttttgttttctgtttaatcTGGGCTGATTCTGGTCAGATTGTCTTCATGGACCTGTAatgggttttttctttctcttttccgGACCAAGAGTTTTATAAATTTCTGAAAAACAATAAACGTTTTCTCCCTCCGTTTTATGTCCCTATTGTAtcattttgtattaatttttattattcaaaacatCAACACACAAGAATATACAAAAATCATTTtgtaatgtttttgttttctcataaTGTATATGTAATTTAACAACGACCGTATCATTTTCTTAATGATCATATTAACATACCAAGTTGATAACTAACTAATCCAGTCTGTTAATGAACGCGCGCGATAATATTAGCTCCGCAGCTTTGAGAAACCCTAACCACACTTTCTTCGGAGAAACCTAACCAGCTCTGGTCTCGCACTTCTTTGGAGAAACCCTGACCACACTTTCTTTGGAGAAACCTAACCTGCTCTGGTCTCACACCTCTTTGGGGAAACCCTAACCTCCTCTAGTCTCACACTCTCTTTGGAGAAGCTGGAGCTT
This window encodes:
- the LOC18791343 gene encoding F-box/FBD/LRR-repeat protein At1g13570 isoform X2 — protein: MPKRKAKHSGWTYGKRQKIPINLVDKEENYSEEDQISQLPDVILISILSLLGIRDAARTCVLSKRWIYVWKQITCLNFDDIDALSKPQKKRRQRVKTTSSYNWVNQVLQLHHGPSLDEFKIRSSSLNCSPSSSEIDNWIEFAMWRRVQGLEIDLEAGRRSRFSSPSYIFPDKPFRSPFGISCIKSLKHLSLSFVNITGELVEHFLSYCELLEHLCISCSDQLVKLKVAGSSLRLKFLQIKSTRSIIEPFLSVKSCIPQLVTLNMHMNLNSRGGVWLPEFPEFTCLKDLSLSVIATDRLSLLALTKLIERSPFLHRFTLKLRWVRDSCQRNMQKVNKCPHQCLKVVKFSGFVGSIIDTELATYFTENAVALETFIIDLKKVVVEESTPLSEFVTTQKKMRATRKRALQIGEKLPPGAELIVV
- the LOC18791343 gene encoding probable FBD-associated F-box protein At1g32375 isoform X1, whose amino-acid sequence is MPKRKAKHSGWTYGKRQKIPINLVDKEENYSEEDQISQLPDVILISILSLLGIRDAARTCVLSKRWIYVWKQITCLNFDDIDALSKPQKKRRQRVKTTSSYNWVNQVLQLHHGPSLDEFKIRSSSLNCSPSSSEIDNWIEFAMWRRVQGLEIDLEAGRRSRFSSPSYIFPDKPFRSPFGISCIKSLKHLSLSFVNITGELVEHFLSYCELLEHLCISCSDQLVKLKVAGSSLRLKFLQISECTSLGLVEIWAPNLVSFIYKGMLGYCDSIRLRHAPLLVNVSLAESTRSIIEPFLSVKSCIPQLVTLNMHMNLNSRGGVWLPEFPEFTCLKDLSLSVIATDRLSLLALTKLIERSPFLHRFTLKLRWVRDSCQRNMQKVNKCPHQCLKVVKFSGFVGSIIDTELATYFTENAVALETFIIDLKKVVVEESTPLSEFVTTQKKMRATRKRALQIGEKLPPGAELIVV